One window from the genome of Eleginops maclovinus isolate JMC-PN-2008 ecotype Puerto Natales chromosome 15, JC_Emac_rtc_rv5, whole genome shotgun sequence encodes:
- the ttbk2b gene encoding tau-tubulin kinase 2b isoform X2 has protein sequence MSGAGEHTDILSVADVVRDRWKVTRKIGGGGFGEIYEVLDQLSQATVALKVESAQQPKQVLKMEVAVLKKLQGKDHVCRFVGCGRNDRFNYVVMELQGRNLADLRRTMSRGTFSVSTTLRLCKQILEAIESIHSVGFLHRDIKPSNFAMGRLASTCRCCYMLDFGLARQFTNSSQEVRPPRPVAGFRGTVRYASINAHKNKEMGRHDDLWSLFYMLVEFTVGQLPWRKIKDKEQVGNLKETYDHRLMLKHLPSEFTTFLDHILTLDYFTKPDYQLLMSVFENAMKSHSVLENDPYDWEKCDSEDMLTLTAATTTAQQLTRLTPAYLGMANASMLPGELQRENTEDVLQGERLSDADNCPPIPTPTTPGADVWEEMDRNRNLKHVQPMIRKVVSEDEHSQNQGNQSPNTGSMQSSPRRVRSETMFLERAAPLLRRMRHSQSLAFEKRLAPEPKPTIERFLEAYLGKQRPVLSQVGETAIPERGEGKQPFGLEEHSGTATPDQEEGAASSGFVAVNLSPVPQEGDSQEWVMLELEQGGGSGATKPAGEAQREDKPGTDTPTQSEKQSSEPQEGQSAAVPSSPVLSQMSMPGTWLLGHRRLPGMLGQLPSVMMGRSQMDQSSSCALQSPVHERSDAIPLEAPSEKSETLPKEILNNGEKLELAPVPSSAKGHTAHLTNDRDPESDSGLPDRSSEPNQQPQVDTAGGAMESTVTVSSSPPPALLRMRDSPSSPRLSRIPVPSNPLDSPSRDLNMERRHRWSSPVPGSPTHSPSPSLSCDNLPCALPRDRLFSERGSRSDCVGEDPLSLSSSSGSKSKIPRPVSATFIPEQLTSRFLPRPPPGKPPIRPGVDNRRRLRVRASSTSDADFLASLTQLMQDRSGVLFSPPPRPRSSSSSLQRSLSSSPSRQELREGGVMQGRSRSPSSFSGSPPPRHSHLHDRPGLQAQWGHSSRGRGVIQEVKGSGKVSR, from the exons ATGAGTGGGGCTGGAGAGCACACTGACATCCTGTCAGTGGCAGACGTGGTCCGAGACAGATGGAAAGTG ACGAGGAAGATTGGTGGAGGCGGGTTTGGGGAGATCTACGAGGTTTTGGATCAGTTGAGCCAGGCCACGGTTGCCTTAAAGGTGGAGTCTGCTCAACAACCCAAACAGGTGCTGAAGATGGAGGTGGCTGTGCTGAAGAAACTTCAGG GCAAAGACCATGTGTGCCGCTTTGTAGGCTGTGGCCGAAATGATCGTTTCAACTATGTTGTGATGGAACTCCAG GGGAGGAATCTGGCAGATTTGCGAAGAACCATGAGCCGCGGCACCTTTTCCGTCTCCACAACTTTGCGACTTTGCAAACAGATTTTAGAGGCCATTGAAAGCATCCACTCTGTAGGCTTCCTGCACCGAGACATCAAACCC TCCAACTTTGCAATGGGAAGGCTAGCCAGTACCTGCAGATGCTGCTATATGCTAGATTTCGGCTTGGCCCGTCAATTTACCAACTCCAGCCAGGAAGTCCGTCCA CCCCGTCCTGTGGCAGGCTTCCGAGGAACTGTGCGATATGCTTCAATCAATGCTCATAAGAATAAG GAAATGGGTCGACATGACGACCTGTGGTCCCTCTTCTACATGCTAGTTGAGTTCACTGTTGGTCAGCTTCCCTGGAGGAAAATCAAAGACAAA gAACAAGTAGGAAACCTAAAAGAAACGTATGACCACCGGCTCATGCTGAAGCACCTTCCGTCAGAATTTACTACTTTCCTCGATCACATCTTGACCTTGGACTACTTCACTAAGCCAGACTATCAG CTCCTGATGTCAGTGTTTGAGAACGCTATGAAGAGCCACAGTGTGCTCGAGAATGACCCTTATGACTGGGAGAAATGTGATTCGGAGGATATGCTGACCCTCACTGCCGCAACAACCACTGCTCAGCAGCTCACTCGCCTCACACCAGCGTACCTGGG CATGGCCAATGCTTCAATGCTGCCAGGcgagctgcagagggagaacACTGAGGATGTCCTGCAAGGGGAGCGCCTCAGTGACGCTGACAACTGCCCCCCCATCCCCACACCCACCACCCCTGGTGCAGATGTATGGGAAGAGATGGACCGCAACCGCAACCTTAAACATGTCCAGCCGATGATCAGGAAG GTGGTGAGTGAGGATGAACACAGTCAGAACCAGGGCAACCAAAGCCCCAATACTGGGTCCATGCAGAGTTCTCCTAGACGGGTGCGATCAGAGACCATGTTCCTGGAGCGGGCTGCTCCTCTTCTGCGGAGGATGAGACACAGTCAGAGCTTGGCGTTTGAAAAGAGGCTCGCACCTGAACCCAAGCCCACCATCGAACGCTTCCTTGAGGCCTA CCTGGGCAAACAGCGCCCTGTCCTTTCTCAAGTCGGAGAGACAGCCATTCCTGAGAGGGGGGAGGGTAAGCAGCCTTTCGGCCTCGAGGAACATTCGGGCACAGCAACCCCTGACCAAGAGGAAGGCGCAGCCAGCAGCGGCTTTGTCGCCGTGAACCTCAGCCCCGTGCCGCAAGAGGGAGACTCTCAGGAGTGGGTGATGTTGGAGCTAGAGCAAGGCGGCGGTTCTGGAGCCACCAAGCCTGCAGGCGAGGCCCAGCGTGAGGACAAGCCTGGGACTGACACTCCCACTCAGTCTGAAAAGCAGTCCTCTGAGCCGCAGGAGGGTCAGTCAGCAGCGGTGCCCAGCAGTCCTGTCCTGTCACAGATGTCCATGCCTGGCACGTGGTTACTGGGCCACAGAAGACTGCCAGGGATGCTGGGACAACTGCCCTCAGTCATGATGGGAAGATCGCAGATGGACCAG TCATCCAGCTGTGCGCTACAGTCCCCTGTGCATGAGAGGAGCGATGCAATACCACTAGAGGCGCCATCTGAGAAATCTGAAACACTTCCAAAGGAAATCTTAAACAACGGAGAGAAGTTGGAGTTAGCTCCAGTGCCAAGCTCAGCCAAAGGTCACACCGCTCATCTGACGAACGACAGAGACCCTGAGAGTGACTCTGGTCTGCCTGACCGCTCCTCAGAGCCGAATCAGCAGCCTCAAGTCGACACAGCAGGGGGCGCTATGGAGAGCACCGTCAccgtctcctcctctccacccccAGCTCTGCTTCGGATGAGAGACTCTCCCTCGTCCCCTAGATTAAGTCGAATCCCAGTTCCCAGCAACCCCCTGGACTCTCCGAGCAGGGACCTGAACATGGAGAGGCGTCATCGCTGGAGCAGCCCAGTCCCCGGCTCACCCACCCATTCCCCCTCTCCATCTTTGTCTTGTGACAACCTGCCATGCGCTTTGCCGAGAGACCGGCTCTTCTCAGAGCGAGGATCCAGGTCTGACTGTGTCGGAGAagaccctctctctctgtcctcttcatCGGGTAGTAAGAGTAAGATCCCCCGTCCTGTGAGCGCCACCTTCATACCGGAGCAACTCACAAGCAGGTTTCTGCCTCGACCACCGCCTGGGAAACCACCCATCCGCCCGGGTGTGGACAACAG GCGCCGGTTAAGAGTGCGAGCCAGCAGCACCAGCGACGCAGACTTCCTGGCCAGTCTGACTCAGCTGATGCAGGACCGAAGCGGGGTGCTCTTCAGCCCTCCCCCTCGCCCtcgcagctcctcctcctctttgcaGCGTTCCCTTAGCTCCTCCCCCTCCCGTCAGGAGCTCCGGGAGGGTGGGGTGATGCAGGGACGCAGCCGCTCTCCATCCAGCTTCTCCGGTTCCCCTCCTCCACGGcactctcacctacatgacagGCCCGGGCTGCAGGCTCAGTGGGGCCACAGCTCCAGGGGAAGGGGTGTCATCCAGGAGGTGAAAGGCTCCGGAAAAGTGAGTCGATGA
- the LOC134876634 gene encoding zinc finger protein 106-like, with translation MAKVQTPNNNVGKSHFKKKNNWKQSQKAKSNYCMLCRVIHLKDEAQDHVHGMLHHRELETVLGNNSFHECQACNAHAMGLNEYAQHISTPQHKAKLESLKCKKIKPLPLFKTLSNEAMNQILERNKTLKKKEKKATRKKKKKQVDVQKRAEVQGRNPVVSKAMIIKYKEVNNWTLQKGPYQHGSNLAVVQNKENKLSSVQRPLHQVESTLLNQSGKSACLSGEPGHTRHYAPVHQSAQLPRYDGEFSVNNKSSQKDRQNDYYNKPHDGDFTSDHLPHNGAIIFGLCQSEGSESSHSGKEFSAKRAPANESADAAPIRDVDVSAMLRQIRRALGVREPCRADREARKQSSEAGGQAKAGREQRGSFRNKAKETQIHVTSAAAASMQSSYVNSPASSSNACVGPSNIAPPETTIKTTQGTSSMCKNVSNRPTLAHKVRIARESAKVHGGKDAARKQTLNKLFSLSVPNCKSNWRDMYEDRKRKKQDKGKARPRFGIELSKRRSEQESSTRAEGNDMTLSEGFHWEAFSDTSSGAHWTELPPPPQITTDDNSCTEIQSDPQKLEPLEQSDATQEGCSTHTVEAVSVNVDTSVEYIDLRADSDTSMRKHKMCDGMSDTELSVKKKKTKSNTEQDQMDQLLAVSLREDEVCHSLQDLDMSLIQARNTLQAAYAEVQKLMLSKQQFTAEVNSLRAQRIEILQGIKEIHKAASNVEKATPSPAGPSATMQPRLSPPPSSNSFPSSPLSQQPWPTNTASSISPLSLPTMPVKQDISQPSTSGQASQLVSCNSDTLRVPVRPPVSSIPSDFLPLQLASPTMAVSSVKQLAPECSRSSNRFPKSSPRQEKVRLVRQEVKVCDSDSVEEIGEVVCIASVKKKLPAAKKPVSTSVPKKVQNACVVLDTDGGNESDVSVKLIEPSIPLVINIDESDTEEVQTVPVQQEPPQSSVSVVVSSSGTQKLQQQEAERKCQPAPKDPPVPSACSEALKDEEPSVGVFPNHTGPVHGLHVHEGRLYTCSGDNTARAYCLITKECQAVFEGHTNKVKCLLVSSPQNTPARLFTGSSDKKIRCFSIKTSRCLEQVMLSERVLCLHSASNVLYAGLASGSVASFDLKTLKSLDVFECHGPRGVSCLGTAQEGARQVLLVGSYDSTISVRDAKSGLLLRSLEGHSKTVLCMKVVNDLVFSGSSDTSVQAHNIHTGKLVRIYKGHNHAVTSIIILGKVMVTASLDKMVRIYELQSHDRLQVYGGHSDMVMCMVVHKSVIYTGCYDGSIQAVKLNLMKNYRCWWDNCTLLFGMAEHLSQHLIRDHRSPNLQAVKCRWRGCSSFFGTQQSVREKLPEHMQSHVAKDSEVQT, from the exons ATGGCAAAGGTTCAGACACCAAATAATAATGTGGGTAAATCCCactttaagaagaaaaacaattggAAACAATCCCAGAAGGCCAAAAGCAACTACTGTATGCTGTGTCGCGTGATCCATTTGAAAGAT GAAGCTCAAGATCATGTGCATGGTATGCTGCACCACAGAGAGCTGGAGACAGTGCTGGGCAA CAATTCGTTTCATGAATGTCAGGCGTGTAACGCTCACGCCATGGGTCTAAATGAGTATGCTCAGCACATCTCCACCCCTCAACACAAAGCCAAGTTGGAGAGCttaaagtgtaaaaaaataaagcccCTACCTCTGTTTAAGACTCTGAGCAATGAGGCCATGAACCAGATCCTGGAAAGAAACAAGACcctgaaaaaaaagga GAAGAAAGCAacgagaaagaagaaaaagaagcaggtAGATGTTCAGAAGCGTGCAGAAGTGCAAGGAAGAAACCCAGTGGTGTCCAAAGCAATGATAATAAAGTACAAAGAAGTGAACAATTGGACACTGCAAAAGGGACCCTACCAGCATGGAAGTAACCTTGCTGTTGTTCAAAACAAAGAGAATAAATTGTCCAGTGTGCAAAGGCCTCTTCACCAAGTAGAATCAACTCTGCTCAACCAAAGTGGAAAATCGGCTTGTTTGTCAGGAGAGCCAGGTCACACTCGACATTACGCTCCTGTTCACCAATCAGCTCAGCTGCCGAGGTACGATGGTGAATTTTCCGTTAATAACAAGAGCTCccaaaaagacagacagaatgaCTATTACAACAAGCCACACGATGGAGACTTCACCAGCGATCACCTTCCTCATAACGGAGCCATAATATTTGGTCTTTGCCAGAGTGAGGGTTCAGAGTCTTCTCATTCAGGAAAGGAATTTTCAGCTAAACGCGCTCCGGCAAACGAATCCGCCGACGCAGCGCCGATACGGGATGTGGACGTCAGCGCGATGCTGCGGCAGATCAGACGAGCGCTGGGTGTGAGGGAGCCATGTAGGGCGGATCGTGAAGCCCGGAAACAGAGCAGTGAGGCGGGTGGGCAAGCTAAAGCTGGGAGAGAGCAGCGTGGCTCCTTCAGGAACAAAGCCAAGGAAACTCAGATTCATGTtacctctgctgctgctgcatctaTGCAATCTTCATATGTCAACAGCCCTGCTTCTTCATCCAATGCTTGCGTTGGTCCCTCCAACATTGCTCCTCCTGAGACAACAATCAAAACAACTCAAGGAACGAGTtcaatgtgtaaaaatgtgtcaaatagaccaacattagcccACAAGGTCCGAATTGCCCGTGAGTCAGCCAAAGTTCATGGAGGAAAAGACGCTGCGAGGAAACAAACCCTCAATAAGTTGTTTAGCTTATCAGTACCCAATTGTAAGTCGAACTGGAGGGACATGTAtgaggacaggaagaggaagaagcaggaCAAAGGCAAAGCCAGGCCCag GTTTGGAATTGAGTTATCGAAGCGTCGGTCTGAACAAGAGAGTTCAACACGAGCAGAGGGAAATGACATGACTCTGTCAGAGGGATTTCACTGGGAGGCATTCTCAGACACATCTTCAGGTGCACACTGGACCGAACTACCTCCTCCACCCCAGATCACAACAGATGACAACTCTTGCACCGAAATACAGTCAGACCCTCAAAAGCTGGAGCCTCTGGAGCAGTCTGATGCCACACAGGAAGGGTGCAGCACTCACACAGTCGAAGCTGTCTCTGTGAATGTTGACACGAGCGTAGAGTATATAGATTTGAGAGCCGACAGTGATACCAGCATGAGGAAACACAAAATG TGTGATGGCATGTCAGATACAGAGCTAAgtgtgaagaaaaagaaaacaaagtcaaacactg AGCAGGACCAGATGGaccagctgctggctgtgtCTCTGAGGGAGGACGAGGTGTGCCACTCGTTGCAGGATTTGGACATGTCTCTGATCCAAGCCCGCAACACCCTGCAGGCCGCCTATGCTGAAGTCCAAAAACTCATGCTATCGAAGCAGCAG TTCACTGCTGAGGTCAACAGCCTCAGAGCCCAGCGCATTGAAATCCTGCAAGGGATTAAAG AAATACACAAAGCAGCATCTAATGTAGAGAAAGCCACTCCTTCACCTGCAGGACCTTCTGCTACCATGCAGCCAAGACTGTCTCCTCCGCCTTCGTCAAATAgcttcccttcctcccccctgAGCCAGCAACCATGGCCAACAAACACAGCATCTTCCATTAGCCCGCTATCCCTGCCAACCATGCCAGTAAAGCAGGACATTTCCCAGCCATCCACCTCTGGACAAGCCAGTCAATTAGTCTCCTGTAACTCTGACACACTTCGGGTTCCCGTAAGGCCTCCTGTCTCCTCGATACCTTCAGATTTCCTCCCTCTACAGTTAGCTTCTCCTACGATGGCTGTCAGTTCTGTCAAACAACTCGCACCAGAGTGCTCTAGGTCATCCAATCGTTTTCCTAAATCCTCTCCCAGGCAGGAGAAAGTGAGGTTAGTGAGACAAGAAGTGAAGGTATGTGACAGCGACTCTGTGGAAGAGATTGGAGAAGTTGTCTGCATAgcatcagttaaaaaaaaactgccagCAGCAAAGAAGCCCGTCTCCACTTCTGTACcaaaaaaagttcaaaatgCATGTGTTGTATTAGACACTGATGGAGGGAATGAGAGCGATGTCTCTGTAAAACTGATTGAGCCCTCCATCCCGCTGGTCATTAATATCGATGAATCGGACACTGAGGAAGTACAAACTGTCCCCGTCCAACAGGAGCCTCCTCAGAGCTCTGTCAGTGTGGTCGTCAGTTCTTCAGGCACTCAGAAGTTACAGCAACAAGAAGCTGAGAG AAAATGTCAGCCTGCACCTAAAGATCCCCCTGTTCCTTCAG cGTGCAGTGAAGCGCTCAAGGATGAGGAGCCATCAGTTGGAGTTTTTCCTAATCACACTGGCCCTGTCCACGGCCTCCATGTTCACGAGGGCCGCTTGTACACGTGTTCAGGGGACAACACAGCGCGGGCCTACTGTCTGATA ACTAAGGAGTGCCAAGCAGTGTTTGAAGGTCACACCAACAAAGTCAAGTGTCTGCTCGTGTCATCCCCTCAAAACACACCGGCCCGCCTCTTCACCGGATCCAGTGACAAGAAGATCCGCTGTTTCAGCATAAAG ACCTCAAGGTGTCTGGAGCAGGTCATGCTGTCAGAGAGAGTGTTGTGTTTGCACTCTGCCTCGAACGTTCTGTATGCTGGACTCGCCAGTGGATCAGTGGCTAGCTTTGACTTAAAG ACTCTGAAGAGCTTGGATGTGTTTGAGTGCCACGGCCCGCGCGGTGTGAGCTGTCTGGGTACGGCTCAGGAAGGAGCCCGCCAGGTGCTGCTGGTCGGCTCCTACGACAGCACCATCAGCGTACGGGACGCCAAGAGCGGTCTGCTGCTGCGCTCGCTGGAGGGTCACTCCAAAACTGTCCTCTGTATGAAG GTGGTGAACGACCTGGTCTTCAGCGGCTCCAGTGACACATCGGTTCAGGCTCACAACATCCAC ACGGGGAAGTTGGTCCGAATCTACAAAGGTCACAATCATGCCGTCACATCGATAATCATCCTGGGGAAAGTGATGGTGACAGCCTCTCTGGATAAAATGGTCCGAATTTATGAACTGCAG TCCCATGACCGACTGCAGGTGTACGGGGGCCACAGTGACATGGTGATGTGCATGGTCGTACATAAGAGTGTG ATCTACACAGGCTGTTATGATGGCTCCATTCAAGCTGTGAAGCTCAATTTGATGAAGAACTATCGCTGCTGG TGGGATAACTGCACTCTGCTCTTCGGCATGGCGGAGCATCTCTCTCAGCACCTCATCAGAGATCACAGAAGCCCAAACCTGCAGGCGGTCAAGTGTCGCTGGAGAGGCTGCAGCTCGTTTTTTGGCACACAGCAGTCTGTTAGAGAG AAGCTTCCCGAACACATGCAGAGCCACGTGGCGAAAGACAGTGAAGTGCAGACTTGA
- the ttbk2b gene encoding tau-tubulin kinase 2b isoform X1 has product MSGAGEHTDILSVADVVRDRWKVTRKIGGGGFGEIYEVLDQLSQATVALKVESAQQPKQVLKMEVAVLKKLQGKDHVCRFVGCGRNDRFNYVVMELQGRNLADLRRTMSRGTFSVSTTLRLCKQILEAIESIHSVGFLHRDIKPSNFAMGRLASTCRCCYMLDFGLARQFTNSSQEVRPPRPVAGFRGTVRYASINAHKNKEMGRHDDLWSLFYMLVEFTVGQLPWRKIKDKEQVGNLKETYDHRLMLKHLPSEFTTFLDHILTLDYFTKPDYQLLMSVFENAMKSHSVLENDPYDWEKCDSEDMLTLTAATTTAQQLTRLTPAYLGMANASMLPGELQRENTEDVLQGERLSDADNCPPIPTPTTPGADVWEEMDRNRNLKHVQPMIRKVVSEDEHSQNQGNQSPNTGSMQSSPRRVRSETMFLERAAPLLRRMRHSQSLAFEKRLAPEPKPTIERFLEAYLGKQRPVLSQVGETAIPERGEGKQPFGLEEHSGTATPDQEEGAASSGFVAVNLSPVPQEGDSQEWVMLELEQGGGSGATKPAGEAQREDKPGTDTPTQSEKQSSEPQEGQSAAVPSSPVLSQMSMPGTWLLGHRRLPGMLGQLPSVMMGRSQMDQSSSCALQSPVHERSDAIPLEAPSEKSETLPKEILNNGEKLELAPVPSSAKGHTAHLTNDRDPESDSGLPDRSSEPNQQPQVDTAGGAMESTVTVSSSPPPALLRMRDSPSSPRLSRIPVPSNPLDSPSRDLNMERRHRWSSPVPGSPTHSPSPSLSCDNLPCALPRDRLFSERGSRSDCVGEDPLSLSSSSGSKSKIPRPVSATFIPEQLTSRFLPRPPPGKPPIRPGVDNRRRRLRVRASSTSDADFLASLTQLMQDRSGVLFSPPPRPRSSSSSLQRSLSSSPSRQELREGGVMQGRSRSPSSFSGSPPPRHSHLHDRPGLQAQWGHSSRGRGVIQEVKGSGKVSR; this is encoded by the exons ATGAGTGGGGCTGGAGAGCACACTGACATCCTGTCAGTGGCAGACGTGGTCCGAGACAGATGGAAAGTG ACGAGGAAGATTGGTGGAGGCGGGTTTGGGGAGATCTACGAGGTTTTGGATCAGTTGAGCCAGGCCACGGTTGCCTTAAAGGTGGAGTCTGCTCAACAACCCAAACAGGTGCTGAAGATGGAGGTGGCTGTGCTGAAGAAACTTCAGG GCAAAGACCATGTGTGCCGCTTTGTAGGCTGTGGCCGAAATGATCGTTTCAACTATGTTGTGATGGAACTCCAG GGGAGGAATCTGGCAGATTTGCGAAGAACCATGAGCCGCGGCACCTTTTCCGTCTCCACAACTTTGCGACTTTGCAAACAGATTTTAGAGGCCATTGAAAGCATCCACTCTGTAGGCTTCCTGCACCGAGACATCAAACCC TCCAACTTTGCAATGGGAAGGCTAGCCAGTACCTGCAGATGCTGCTATATGCTAGATTTCGGCTTGGCCCGTCAATTTACCAACTCCAGCCAGGAAGTCCGTCCA CCCCGTCCTGTGGCAGGCTTCCGAGGAACTGTGCGATATGCTTCAATCAATGCTCATAAGAATAAG GAAATGGGTCGACATGACGACCTGTGGTCCCTCTTCTACATGCTAGTTGAGTTCACTGTTGGTCAGCTTCCCTGGAGGAAAATCAAAGACAAA gAACAAGTAGGAAACCTAAAAGAAACGTATGACCACCGGCTCATGCTGAAGCACCTTCCGTCAGAATTTACTACTTTCCTCGATCACATCTTGACCTTGGACTACTTCACTAAGCCAGACTATCAG CTCCTGATGTCAGTGTTTGAGAACGCTATGAAGAGCCACAGTGTGCTCGAGAATGACCCTTATGACTGGGAGAAATGTGATTCGGAGGATATGCTGACCCTCACTGCCGCAACAACCACTGCTCAGCAGCTCACTCGCCTCACACCAGCGTACCTGGG CATGGCCAATGCTTCAATGCTGCCAGGcgagctgcagagggagaacACTGAGGATGTCCTGCAAGGGGAGCGCCTCAGTGACGCTGACAACTGCCCCCCCATCCCCACACCCACCACCCCTGGTGCAGATGTATGGGAAGAGATGGACCGCAACCGCAACCTTAAACATGTCCAGCCGATGATCAGGAAG GTGGTGAGTGAGGATGAACACAGTCAGAACCAGGGCAACCAAAGCCCCAATACTGGGTCCATGCAGAGTTCTCCTAGACGGGTGCGATCAGAGACCATGTTCCTGGAGCGGGCTGCTCCTCTTCTGCGGAGGATGAGACACAGTCAGAGCTTGGCGTTTGAAAAGAGGCTCGCACCTGAACCCAAGCCCACCATCGAACGCTTCCTTGAGGCCTA CCTGGGCAAACAGCGCCCTGTCCTTTCTCAAGTCGGAGAGACAGCCATTCCTGAGAGGGGGGAGGGTAAGCAGCCTTTCGGCCTCGAGGAACATTCGGGCACAGCAACCCCTGACCAAGAGGAAGGCGCAGCCAGCAGCGGCTTTGTCGCCGTGAACCTCAGCCCCGTGCCGCAAGAGGGAGACTCTCAGGAGTGGGTGATGTTGGAGCTAGAGCAAGGCGGCGGTTCTGGAGCCACCAAGCCTGCAGGCGAGGCCCAGCGTGAGGACAAGCCTGGGACTGACACTCCCACTCAGTCTGAAAAGCAGTCCTCTGAGCCGCAGGAGGGTCAGTCAGCAGCGGTGCCCAGCAGTCCTGTCCTGTCACAGATGTCCATGCCTGGCACGTGGTTACTGGGCCACAGAAGACTGCCAGGGATGCTGGGACAACTGCCCTCAGTCATGATGGGAAGATCGCAGATGGACCAG TCATCCAGCTGTGCGCTACAGTCCCCTGTGCATGAGAGGAGCGATGCAATACCACTAGAGGCGCCATCTGAGAAATCTGAAACACTTCCAAAGGAAATCTTAAACAACGGAGAGAAGTTGGAGTTAGCTCCAGTGCCAAGCTCAGCCAAAGGTCACACCGCTCATCTGACGAACGACAGAGACCCTGAGAGTGACTCTGGTCTGCCTGACCGCTCCTCAGAGCCGAATCAGCAGCCTCAAGTCGACACAGCAGGGGGCGCTATGGAGAGCACCGTCAccgtctcctcctctccacccccAGCTCTGCTTCGGATGAGAGACTCTCCCTCGTCCCCTAGATTAAGTCGAATCCCAGTTCCCAGCAACCCCCTGGACTCTCCGAGCAGGGACCTGAACATGGAGAGGCGTCATCGCTGGAGCAGCCCAGTCCCCGGCTCACCCACCCATTCCCCCTCTCCATCTTTGTCTTGTGACAACCTGCCATGCGCTTTGCCGAGAGACCGGCTCTTCTCAGAGCGAGGATCCAGGTCTGACTGTGTCGGAGAagaccctctctctctgtcctcttcatCGGGTAGTAAGAGTAAGATCCCCCGTCCTGTGAGCGCCACCTTCATACCGGAGCAACTCACAAGCAGGTTTCTGCCTCGACCACCGCCTGGGAAACCACCCATCCGCCCGGGTGTGGACAACAG AAGGCGCCGGTTAAGAGTGCGAGCCAGCAGCACCAGCGACGCAGACTTCCTGGCCAGTCTGACTCAGCTGATGCAGGACCGAAGCGGGGTGCTCTTCAGCCCTCCCCCTCGCCCtcgcagctcctcctcctctttgcaGCGTTCCCTTAGCTCCTCCCCCTCCCGTCAGGAGCTCCGGGAGGGTGGGGTGATGCAGGGACGCAGCCGCTCTCCATCCAGCTTCTCCGGTTCCCCTCCTCCACGGcactctcacctacatgacagGCCCGGGCTGCAGGCTCAGTGGGGCCACAGCTCCAGGGGAAGGGGTGTCATCCAGGAGGTGAAAGGCTCCGGAAAAGTGAGTCGATGA
- the churc1 gene encoding protein Churchill, translated as MCNGCVQKEYPDRGNTCLENGSYLMNYQCCASCHQRDFVLIANKATEDEDGEEIVTYDHVCKNCDHVIARHEYTFSVVDEYQEYTMLCMLCGKAEDSISVLPDDPRQSAPLF; from the exons atgtgcaacgGCTGTGTGCAAAAGGAATACCCGGACAGG GGTAACACCTGTCTGGAGAATGGCTCCTACCTGATGAACTACCAGTGCTGCGCCAGCTGCCATCAGAGGGACTTTGTGCTGATCGCCAATAAAGCAacagaggatgaggatggagaggagatTGTCACATATGACC ATGTTTGCAAAAACTGTGACCATGTCATCGCCCGGCATGAATACACTTTCTCCGTTGTTGATGAATACCAG GAGTACACTATGCTCTGCATGCTGTGTGGAAAGGCAGAGGACTCCATCAGCGTGTTGCCAGACGACCCCAGGCAGTCTGCTCCTCTCTTCTGA